The Afipia massiliensis genome has a segment encoding these proteins:
- a CDS encoding VOC family protein, with protein MFSHVMIGTNDLEKAKAFYDNLLGTLGVPPGVVDRHRIFYRTKTGTFSVSKPIDGKPATPANGGTIGFAATSPEEANAWHASGIANGGTTCEEPPGIREGGGVKMHLAYLRDPDGNKLCALYRVPKA; from the coding sequence ATGTTCTCTCACGTCATGATCGGGACAAACGATCTCGAAAAGGCCAAGGCGTTTTACGACAATCTGCTGGGCACGCTCGGGGTGCCGCCGGGGGTGGTCGATCGCCATCGCATCTTCTATCGCACCAAAACCGGGACTTTTTCGGTGTCGAAGCCGATCGACGGCAAACCCGCCACGCCGGCCAATGGCGGGACCATTGGCTTTGCTGCGACTTCGCCCGAGGAAGCCAACGCCTGGCATGCAAGCGGCATCGCGAACGGCGGCACGACGTGCGAGGAGCCGCCGGGCATCCGTGAAGGGGGCGGCGTGAAAATGCACCTTGCCTATCTGCGCGACCCCGACGGCAACAAGCTCTGCGCGCTGTATCGGGTACCAAAGGCATAA
- a CDS encoding NAD(P)(+) transhydrogenase (Re/Si-specific) subunit beta, protein MNANLAALLYLVAGVLFILSLRGLSSPASSRQGNFFGMIGMAIAIATTLAAHPPTSTTGWILVILGIAIGGGIGAVIARRVPMTSMPELVAAFHSLVGMAAVLVAAGAFYAPAAFDIGARGSIHASSLIEMSLGVAIGALTFTGSVIAFLKLSGRMSGAPIILPARHIINIVLALALVFFIYGLVVSQSSFDFWMITIIALVLGALLIIPIGGADMPVVISMLNSYSGWAAAGIGFTLGNSALIITGALVGSSGAILSYIMCHAMNRSFISVILGGFGGDSGGPAAAGTGEVKPVKLGSADDAAFIMKNAQKVIIVPGYGMAVAQAQHALREMADTLKKEGVEVKYAIHPVAGRMPGHMNVLLAEANVPYDEVFELEDINSEFAQADVAFVIGANDVTNPAAEEDPKSPIYGMPVLQVWKAGTVMFIKRSLASGYAGVDNPLFYRDNTMMLLGDAKKMTENIVKAM, encoded by the coding sequence ATGAACGCGAATCTCGCAGCGCTGCTCTATCTCGTCGCTGGCGTCCTTTTCATCCTGTCGTTGCGCGGCCTGTCGAGCCCGGCGTCCTCCCGCCAGGGCAACTTCTTCGGCATGATCGGCATGGCCATCGCCATCGCCACCACGCTGGCGGCGCATCCGCCGACCAGCACGACCGGCTGGATTCTCGTGATCCTCGGCATCGCCATCGGCGGCGGCATCGGTGCGGTGATCGCCCGCCGGGTGCCGATGACCTCGATGCCGGAACTGGTCGCGGCCTTCCACTCGCTGGTCGGCATGGCCGCGGTGCTGGTCGCCGCCGGCGCGTTCTATGCGCCTGCCGCGTTCGACATTGGCGCCCGCGGCAGCATCCATGCCTCGAGCCTGATCGAGATGTCGCTCGGCGTCGCCATCGGCGCGCTCACGTTCACCGGCTCGGTGATCGCGTTCCTCAAGCTCTCGGGCCGCATGAGCGGCGCGCCGATCATCCTGCCGGCCCGCCACATCATCAACATCGTGCTCGCGCTGGCGCTGGTGTTCTTCATCTACGGCCTTGTGGTTTCGCAAAGCTCGTTCGACTTCTGGATGATCACCATCATCGCGCTGGTGCTCGGCGCCCTGCTGATCATTCCGATCGGCGGCGCGGACATGCCGGTCGTGATCTCGATGCTCAACTCGTATTCGGGCTGGGCGGCGGCGGGCATCGGCTTCACGCTGGGCAACTCGGCGCTGATCATCACCGGCGCGCTGGTCGGCTCCTCCGGCGCGATCCTGTCTTACATCATGTGCCACGCGATGAACCGCTCCTTCATCTCGGTGATCCTCGGCGGCTTCGGCGGCGACAGCGGCGGACCGGCCGCGGCGGGCACCGGCGAAGTCAAGCCGGTCAAGCTGGGCTCGGCGGACGATGCGGCCTTCATTATGAAGAACGCGCAGAAGGTGATCATCGTGCCGGGCTACGGCATGGCGGTGGCGCAGGCGCAGCACGCCTTGCGTGAAATGGCCGACACGCTGAAGAAGGAAGGCGTCGAGGTGAAGTACGCGATTCATCCGGTCGCGGGCCGCATGCCCGGCCACATGAACGTGCTGCTGGCCGAAGCCAACGTGCCCTACGACGAGGTGTTCGAGCTCGAGGACATCAACTCGGAGTTCGCGCAGGCCGACGTCGCCTTCGTGATCGGCGCCAACGACGTGACCAACCCCGCGGCGGAAGAAGATCCGAAGTCGCCGATCTATGGCATGCCGGTGCTGCAGGTCTGGAAGGCCGGCACTGTGATGTTCATCAAGCGTTCGCTCGCCTCCGGCTATGCCGGTGTCGACAACCCGCTGTTCTACCGCGACAACACCATGATGCTGCTCGGCGACGCCAAGAAGATGACCGAGAACATCGTCAAGGCGATGTAG